Proteins from a single region of Hordeum vulgare subsp. vulgare chromosome 6H, MorexV3_pseudomolecules_assembly, whole genome shotgun sequence:
- the LOC123402957 gene encoding putative GPI-anchor transamidase — translation MAFAGRDPAVLSLVMMLPLLVLFTFSFAAAPPAVASPSAVHNNNWAVLVCTSRFWFNYRHMANTLSLYRTVKRLGIPDERIILMLADDMACNPRNNYPAQVFNNENHQLNLYGDNVEVDYRGYEVTVENFLRVLTGRHESAVPRSKRLLSDEGSHILLYMTGHGGDEFLKFQDNEELQSHDLADAVKQMKEKHRFKELLIMVDTCQAASLFSQLQSPGVLAIGSSMKGENSYSHHLDSDIGVSVVDRFTFHTLAFFEKLNMYSNASLNSLFKSYDPSMLLSTAYYRMDLYKRALNEVPVTNFFGSVMKTIHTDSAYTGFLAAHNAKIPLSAGNNMLDHVMLKNEASARRSNIEEMNEAPLMSHGWIEVLLEQLEGKNSDVVVMYGLGTMGILLAISTWLSM, via the exons ATGGCGTTCGCCGGACGGGACCCCGCTGTCCTCTCCCTCGTCATGATGCTTCCGCTGCTCGTGCTCTTCACGTTCTCCTTCGCCGCGGCGCCCCCGGCGGTGGCATCTCCCTCCGCCGTGCACAACAACAACTGGGCCGTGCTCGTCTGTACCTCCCGCTTCTG GTTTAATTATAGACATATGGCCAACACGCTGTCTTTGTACAG GACTGTTAAGAGATTAGGAATACCTGACGAGAGGATAATACTTATGTTGGCGGATGATATGGCTTGTAATCCTCGGAATAATTATCCTGCCCAAGTGTTCAACAATGAGAACCACCAGCTTAATCTTTATGGTGACAATGTTGAG GTTGATTACCGAGGTTACGAGGTTACTGTTGAAAACTTTTTGCGAGTTCTGACTGGAAGACATGAGAGCGCTGTACCAAGATCAAAGCGTCTATTAAGTGATGAAGGAAGCCATATTCTTTTGTACATGACTGGACATGGTGgagatgaatttttgaagttccaAGATAACGAAGAACTTCAGAGTCACGATTTAGCAGATGCAGTAAAGCAAATGAAGGAGAAGCATAG ATTTAAAGAGTTGTTGATAATGGTAGATACCTGCCAGGCTGCTAGTCTTTTTTCACAG CTTCAATCACCTGGTGTTTTGGCGATTGGTAGCAGCATGAAGGGGGAAAACTCTTACTCTCACCATCTCGACTCAGAC ATTGGTGTTTCTGTTGTGGATAGGTTTACCTTCCATACACTTGCTTTCTTTGAGAAGCTGAACATGTATAGCAATGCTTCATTGAACAG CCTTTTCAAATCATACGACCCTTCCATGCTGCTGTCTACTGCATATTATCGAATGGATCTTTACAAGCGTGCCTTAAACGAG GTCCCAGTGACAAATTTCTTTGGATCAGTCATGAAGACTATCCACACTGATTCAGCCTACACAGGCTTCCTAGCTGCACATAACGCAAAAATTCCCCTTTCTGCCGGAAACAATATGCTTGATCATGTCATGTTAAAGAATGAGGCTAGTGCAAGAAGATCGAACATAGAAGAGATGAAT GAGGCACCATTAATGTCCCATGGATGGATCGAGGTCCTGCTAGAACAGCTGGAAGGCAAAAATTCTGATGTTGTTGTGATGTATGGTCTGGGAACTATGGGCATATTGCTGGCAATTTCAACCTGGCTATCAATGTAG